From a single Streptomyces misionensis genomic region:
- a CDS encoding SLATT domain-containing protein: protein MTSPGYGSTTDELIQHRRDVADLQRRIRNRRLQVAGLYGTPSLLALSIFAWIATKNTIWLNKDMPGSAHGAFLITAVVFAAASALQFGIEFTEEFWDWEDKGTSVSKLALDLELAEERRILEARRLTPSAVERQASYKERTPAEVSRLRKESRHYRRVHLWMQWLLFVSSAAITAITAWYDPPQPGKAALICLGFTITVITAATGYFKPRERAFNLQQTADNIEQHVTALDLGIAPYTQGDADNLELFAATVETMRVEQRRREQQLDQPHQGQQEVI, encoded by the coding sequence ATGACGTCACCCGGCTACGGAAGCACTACCGACGAATTGATTCAGCACCGCCGGGACGTAGCCGACCTGCAGCGCAGGATCAGGAATCGCCGCCTGCAGGTCGCTGGACTTTACGGGACACCGTCACTCCTTGCGCTCTCCATCTTCGCGTGGATTGCCACAAAGAACACAATCTGGCTAAACAAAGATATGCCCGGGTCAGCCCACGGTGCATTTCTGATAACCGCGGTAGTCTTTGCTGCGGCATCCGCCCTACAGTTCGGAATCGAGTTCACCGAAGAGTTTTGGGATTGGGAAGATAAGGGCACGTCGGTATCAAAACTAGCACTCGACCTTGAACTTGCGGAAGAGCGACGAATCCTCGAAGCGAGACGTCTCACGCCTTCAGCGGTAGAACGTCAGGCATCTTACAAGGAAAGAACTCCAGCCGAGGTAAGTCGCCTACGGAAAGAGTCTCGGCACTATCGCCGGGTTCACCTTTGGATGCAATGGCTACTTTTTGTCAGCTCGGCTGCGATCACTGCGATCACTGCTTGGTATGACCCACCCCAACCAGGCAAGGCGGCGCTCATCTGCTTGGGATTCACCATCACAGTAATCACTGCCGCCACTGGATACTTCAAGCCCCGTGAACGGGCATTCAATTTGCAGCAGACTGCAGACAACATCGAACAGCACGTTACGGCCCTAGACCTCGGCATCGCTCCTTACACGCAGGGGGACGCGGATAACCTGGAACTGTTCGCAGCCACTGTTGAAACCATGCGAGTTGAGCAGAGGCGACGCGAACAACAACTGGATCAGCCGCATCAAGGTCAGCAAGAAGTGATCTGA
- a CDS encoding helix-turn-helix domain-containing protein, translating into MHDDELLTVPDVMARLKLGRSTVYDLIRSRRLPSITIGRCRRIPARAVREYITTELEAAA; encoded by the coding sequence GTGCATGACGACGAGCTGCTGACGGTCCCGGACGTCATGGCGCGTCTCAAGCTCGGCCGCTCCACGGTCTATGACCTCATCCGCTCCCGGCGTCTTCCCTCGATCACCATCGGCCGGTGCCGCCGTATCCCGGCGCGGGCTGTCCGCGAGTACATCACCACCGAACTGGAGGCAGCCGCCTGA
- a CDS encoding ABC transporter ATP-binding protein, with translation MATVTFDQATRIYPGSTKPAVDKLDIAIEDGEFLVLVGPSGCGKSTSLRMLAGLEDVNAGAIRIGDRDVTHLPPKDRDIAMVFQNYALYPHMTVADNMGFALKIAGVNKAEIRQKVEEAAKILDLTEYLDRKPKALSGGQRQRVAMGRAIVREPQVFLMDEPLSNLDAKLRVSTRTQIASLQRRLGITTVYVTHDQVEAMTMGDRVAVLKDGLLQQIDTPRNMYDKPANLFVAGFIGSPAMNLVEVPITDGGVKFGNSVVPVNRDALKAATDKGDRTVTVGVRPEHFDVVEHNGGAASALSKDTADAPAGLAVSVNVVEELGADGYVYGSADLDGESKELVVRVPGRQVPEKGATLHVVPRPGETHVFSTSTGERLSD, from the coding sequence ATGGCCACTGTCACGTTCGACCAGGCGACCCGGATCTACCCGGGTTCCACCAAGCCCGCCGTCGACAAGCTCGACATCGCGATCGAGGACGGCGAGTTCCTCGTCCTGGTCGGCCCGTCGGGTTGCGGGAAGTCCACCTCGCTGCGGATGCTCGCGGGCCTGGAGGACGTCAACGCCGGCGCCATCCGCATCGGCGACCGCGACGTCACCCACCTGCCGCCCAAGGACCGGGACATCGCCATGGTGTTCCAGAACTACGCCCTGTACCCGCACATGACGGTCGCCGACAACATGGGCTTCGCGCTCAAGATCGCCGGCGTCAACAAGGCGGAGATCCGGCAGAAGGTCGAGGAGGCCGCGAAGATCCTCGACCTCACCGAGTACCTGGACCGCAAGCCCAAGGCCCTCTCCGGCGGTCAGCGCCAGCGTGTCGCGATGGGCCGCGCGATCGTGCGCGAGCCGCAGGTCTTCCTCATGGACGAGCCGCTGTCCAACCTGGACGCCAAGCTCCGTGTCTCGACCCGCACCCAGATCGCCTCGCTCCAGCGCCGGCTCGGCATCACCACCGTCTACGTCACCCACGACCAGGTCGAGGCCATGACGATGGGCGACCGCGTGGCGGTCCTCAAGGACGGTCTGCTCCAGCAGATCGACACCCCGCGCAACATGTACGACAAGCCCGCGAACCTCTTCGTCGCCGGCTTCATCGGCTCCCCGGCCATGAACCTGGTCGAGGTCCCGATCACCGACGGCGGCGTGAAGTTCGGCAACAGCGTGGTGCCCGTCAACCGGGACGCCCTCAAGGCCGCCACCGACAAGGGTGACCGTACGGTGACCGTGGGCGTGCGCCCGGAGCACTTCGACGTGGTCGAGCACAACGGCGGCGCGGCGAGCGCCCTCAGCAAGGACACCGCCGACGCCCCGGCCGGCCTCGCCGTCTCGGTGAACGTGGTCGAGGAGCTGGGCGCCGACGGCTACGTCTACGGCAGCGCCGACCTCGACGGCGAGTCGAAGGAGCTGGTCGTGCGCGTGCCCGGCCGCCAGGTGCCGGAGAAGGGCGCCACGCTGCACGTCGTGCCGCGGCCCGGCGAGACGCACGTCTTCTCCACCTCCACCGGCGAGCGGCTGTCCGACTGA
- a CDS encoding nucleotidyltransferase family protein, whose translation MTHPNAASRPTQAVILAGGQGSRLRPYTDDRPKPMVEIPGTGTPIIGHQLTWLAEEGVTDVVVSCGHLADVLQDWLDSAQLPVSVRTVVETEPLGRGGGLKFAAAHLPHPDRPWYATNGDIWTRFSLRDMADFHTERDAVATLALARPRIPWGAVKTDGFGHITDFIEAPPSTFEINAGVYVFSPGFTALLPERGDHERTTFPGLARERKLAGFPLPQGAYWRAIDTAKDLTEAAKELAGLGR comes from the coding sequence ATGACCCATCCGAACGCCGCGTCGCGCCCCACCCAAGCCGTGATCCTGGCCGGCGGCCAGGGCTCCCGGCTGCGTCCGTACACCGACGACCGGCCCAAGCCGATGGTCGAGATCCCCGGCACGGGCACCCCGATCATCGGCCACCAGCTCACCTGGCTCGCCGAGGAGGGTGTGACGGACGTGGTGGTCTCCTGCGGCCACCTCGCCGACGTCCTCCAGGACTGGCTGGACTCGGCCCAGCTGCCGGTCTCCGTGCGCACCGTCGTGGAGACCGAGCCCCTCGGCCGCGGCGGCGGACTCAAGTTCGCCGCCGCGCACCTCCCCCACCCCGACCGGCCCTGGTACGCCACCAACGGCGACATCTGGACCCGCTTCTCGCTGCGGGACATGGCCGACTTCCACACCGAGCGGGACGCCGTGGCGACACTGGCGCTGGCCCGGCCCCGCATCCCCTGGGGCGCGGTGAAGACCGACGGCTTCGGCCACATCACCGACTTCATCGAGGCGCCGCCGTCCACGTTCGAGATCAACGCCGGTGTGTACGTGTTCTCACCGGGGTTCACCGCGCTGCTGCCCGAGCGGGGCGACCACGAGCGCACCACGTTCCCGGGTCTCGCCCGGGAACGGAAGCTCGCCGGGTTCCCGCTGCCGCAGGGGGCGTACTGGAGGGCCATCGACACGGCGAAGGATCTGACCGAGGCGGCCAAGGAGTTGGCCGGGCTGGGCCGGTAG
- a CDS encoding DoxX family protein, with protein MSVDTRTPRTPTGDRSSGFDDAPALSMVKVPSDPAQVIVNHASFRVQLGASARRTRSPRIARHLSAGQDTARMPVAGPAGRAGAGRRRPLVWSGKSAPDDTGAHRLLQAVRGSIVGHADESDTGATRVIPRVGTTDYGDAYDALGETVETPVVGHQRTAADDGGTRLLPHMRTGSYDQQPYARPGFGSHDEYGEYDGYDEDTGSHPLAEEYDPDAPRSAKRAADDPGRHAYYPGRRMNLGVVLLPLRIFLGFISIYAGMGKLCDPVYFDGGKRGSMVTWLNTLHPWDVAEPLRQVALHHPVGSGLVIAFLQVVVGVLTILGCWQRVAAVVGALLSAALIVTVSWKTVPAYDAPDIIYLAAWSPLIIAGAPVYSVDGRLAGSAWRRLGPRSDIWELRRYVLRRGALITALTVGLTLLVGSLLGGAVRDSSRVVVPGPGEAPRNNVPGSPLPGEPGTKRKHTPSAPASPSGGATTGASPSGAAGTPGATHSAGGTTTTPSQTQGTTGQLPPRQSAPTGGAPSTTAGPTSTGGGTATSGGTSPGGATTSGGGSTGEPGLVGGLLG; from the coding sequence ATGAGTGTGGACACCAGAACACCCCGCACACCCACGGGGGACCGCTCGTCGGGATTCGACGACGCTCCCGCGCTGAGCATGGTGAAGGTGCCGAGCGATCCGGCGCAGGTCATCGTCAACCACGCCAGCTTCCGCGTGCAGCTGGGCGCGTCGGCCCGGCGCACCCGGTCGCCGCGGATCGCCCGTCACCTCAGCGCCGGCCAGGACACCGCCCGGATGCCCGTCGCGGGCCCGGCGGGCAGGGCCGGTGCCGGCCGTCGCCGCCCCCTCGTGTGGAGCGGCAAGTCCGCCCCCGACGACACCGGCGCCCACCGGCTCCTCCAGGCCGTGCGGGGCAGCATCGTCGGCCACGCCGACGAGTCCGACACCGGCGCCACCCGGGTCATCCCGCGCGTCGGCACCACCGACTACGGCGACGCCTACGACGCGCTCGGCGAGACCGTCGAGACCCCCGTCGTCGGCCACCAGCGCACCGCGGCCGACGACGGCGGCACCCGCCTGCTGCCCCATATGCGCACCGGCTCCTACGACCAACAGCCGTACGCCCGGCCCGGGTTCGGGTCCCATGACGAGTACGGCGAGTACGACGGGTACGACGAGGACACCGGATCCCACCCGCTCGCCGAGGAGTACGACCCCGACGCCCCGCGCTCCGCCAAGCGGGCCGCCGACGACCCGGGCAGGCACGCCTACTACCCCGGCCGCCGGATGAACCTCGGCGTGGTGCTGCTCCCGCTGCGCATCTTCCTGGGCTTCATCTCCATCTACGCCGGCATGGGCAAGCTGTGCGACCCCGTCTACTTCGACGGTGGCAAGCGCGGCTCCATGGTCACCTGGCTCAACACCCTGCACCCCTGGGACGTCGCCGAGCCGCTGCGCCAGGTCGCCCTGCACCACCCGGTCGGCTCGGGCCTCGTGATCGCGTTCCTCCAGGTCGTGGTGGGCGTGCTGACGATCCTCGGCTGCTGGCAGCGGGTCGCCGCGGTGGTCGGCGCGCTGCTGTCGGCCGCGCTGATCGTAACCGTCAGCTGGAAGACCGTCCCGGCGTACGACGCCCCCGACATCATCTATCTGGCCGCCTGGTCCCCGCTGATCATCGCCGGTGCCCCCGTCTACTCGGTGGACGGCCGGCTCGCGGGCAGCGCCTGGCGGCGGCTCGGCCCGCGCTCCGACATCTGGGAGCTGCGCCGCTACGTGCTGCGCCGCGGCGCACTGATCACCGCGCTCACCGTCGGCCTCACCCTGCTGGTCGGCTCGCTGCTCGGCGGCGCGGTCCGCGACTCCAGCCGGGTGGTCGTCCCCGGCCCCGGCGAGGCCCCCCGCAACAACGTCCCCGGCTCCCCGCTCCCGGGCGAGCCCGGCACCAAGCGGAAGCACACCCCCTCGGCCCCCGCCTCCCCCTCGGGCGGCGCCACGACCGGCGCGAGCCCGTCCGGTGCGGCCGGCACCCCGGGCGCGACGCACAGCGCGGGCGGTACGACGACCACGCCCAGCCAGACACAGGGCACCACGGGCCAGCTCCCGCCCCGCCAGTCCGCGCCCACCGGCGGCGCCCCCAGCACCACGGCCGGCCCGACCAGCACGGGCGGCGGCACCGCCACCTCCGGCGGCACCTCCCCGGGCGGCGCCACCACCTCCGGCGGCGGCTCCACCGGTGAACCGGGCCTGGTCGGCGGCCTGTTGGGCTGA